One region of Candidatus Flexicrinis proximus genomic DNA includes:
- a CDS encoding DUF4397 domain-containing protein, giving the protein MASPRATCRCSREPGEIAVGPNSNIANAIIGPVDLTFADGSFTTIAAIGDGDGGVLPVVLNDYVGGGADVASVTIYHGIAGGLTVDVWAGETKLIEGIAFAGTFQLPAGGYNDGITETTVPAGDVAVAVTAAFAGSTEGALLSRDTTFTAGHYYIIAVVGAPDAPRLVVVDVDPAVDLE; this is encoded by the coding sequence ATGGCTTCGCCACGCGCCACCTGCCGCTGTAGCCGGGAACCTGGTGAAATCGCCGTCGGCCCCAACAGCAACATCGCCAACGCGATCATCGGGCCGGTTGACCTGACCTTCGCCGACGGCTCGTTCACCACCATCGCCGCGATTGGCGACGGCGACGGCGGTGTCCTGCCGGTCGTCCTCAACGATTACGTCGGCGGCGGCGCAGATGTTGCCTCGGTGACTATCTATCATGGTATCGCTGGCGGCCTGACTGTCGATGTCTGGGCAGGCGAGACCAAGCTGATCGAAGGCATCGCTTTTGCCGGTACGTTCCAGCTCCCGGCGGGCGGCTACAACGACGGTATCACCGAAACGACTGTCCCGGCGGGTGACGTCGCGGTTGCGGTCACCGCCGCCTTCGCGGGCAGCACGGAAGGCGCGCTGCTCAGCCGTGATACGACCTTCACAGCCGGTCACTACTACATCATCGCGGTGGTCGGCGCTCCCGATGCTCCGCGTCTGGTCGTCGTGGATGTCGACCCGGCGGTCGATCTCGAGTAG
- a CDS encoding DUF4397 domain-containing protein: MRKFLTLLVVLVALALTSVGVFAQLEDPEPAADAAFVRIAHFSSGTAAVKAFVNGEAWISGLAYGSVTRWLDLAPAAEFAIGTTSDPAAAQISGISLDLAPQLHHTGRGRQR, encoded by the coding sequence ATGCGGAAATTTCTCACCCTTTTGGTGGTGCTGGTCGCATTGGCGTTGACTTCGGTCGGCGTTTTCGCCCAGCTCGAAGACCCAGAACCTGCGGCCGACGCGGCATTCGTCCGTATCGCCCACTTCTCGTCCGGCACCGCGGCCGTGAAGGCTTTTGTCAACGGCGAAGCCTGGATTTCCGGCCTCGCTTACGGCAGCGTGACCCGTTGGCTGGATCTGGCCCCGGCAGCTGAATTTGCCATCGGCACGACCAGCGACCCGGCCGCCGCCCAGATTTCCGGCATCAGCCTCGATCTTGCCCCGCAGCTTCACCACACTGGCCGCGGTCGGCAGCGGTGA
- a CDS encoding PaaI family thioesterase, whose protein sequence is MATVLDEAMGAVAWFNGHSALAVNLNVNLRHGVPLETPLSVTGWIEKVDGRKVHTAAELYLPDGRVAASSTGLFISVEFSGMTQENNPFRPLKEQG, encoded by the coding sequence GTGGCCACCGTACTGGATGAGGCGATGGGCGCGGTGGCCTGGTTCAACGGACATTCCGCGCTGGCCGTCAACCTCAACGTCAATTTACGGCACGGCGTCCCCCTCGAAACGCCGCTCAGCGTTACCGGCTGGATCGAGAAGGTTGACGGGCGCAAAGTCCATACCGCCGCCGAGCTGTATCTCCCCGACGGACGGGTCGCCGCCAGCAGCACCGGCCTGTTCATCAGCGTCGAGTTCAGCGGCATGACCCAGGAAAACAATCCTTTCCGCCCACTGAAAGAGCAAGGTTGA
- a CDS encoding LexA repressor: MPARKSERLTDRQRNILKFIEKHVVSNGYPPTIREIGEATGIASTSVVNCNLNKLTRLGYLNRTSTKSRGSS; this comes from the coding sequence ATGCCCGCGCGGAAGTCCGAAAGGCTGACAGATCGTCAGCGTAACATCCTCAAGTTCATCGAGAAGCATGTCGTCTCCAACGGCTATCCGCCGACCATCCGCGAGATCGGCGAAGCGACCGGCATCGCGTCCACTTCGGTGGTCAATTGCAACCTGAACAAGCTCACCCGCCTCGGCTATCTGAACCGCACTTCGACCAAGTCCCGCGGATCAAGCTGA